The following proteins are co-located in the Triticum aestivum cultivar Chinese Spring chromosome 1A, IWGSC CS RefSeq v2.1, whole genome shotgun sequence genome:
- the LOC123149159 gene encoding uncharacterized protein: protein MKITVIVLCVVVALFGVASAVLGSIAEGTKLTRNDIEVYSNECVYPDNPAYALALLAALLLLLAQITASTVGGCCGRCKPRGAGFSGSKPVAKSKRATGAALCVLSWIMALIAERFFLVGAAMNIPMTRETSQGRGCHAVNDGVFMMGAILSIVATVFGIISYIMLYAAAAGANTTMGAVAGPSSAGEIRLDGIAIGHPVAAQQHAQAV from the exons ATGAAGATTACCGTGATCGTCTTGTGTGTCGTGGTAGCGTTGTTTGGGGTCGCAAGTGCCGTCCTGGGGTCCATCGCCGAGGGCACCAAGCTCACG CGGAATGACATTGAGGTGTACAGCAACGAGTGCGTGTACCCTGACAACCCGGCATACGCACTGGCGCTGCTGGCGGCCCTCCTGCTGCTGTTGGCCCAGATCACCGCCTCGACCGTCGGCGGTTGCTGCGGCCGCTGCAAGCCCCGGGGCGCCGGCTTCTCCGGGTCCAAGCCCGTTGCCAAGTCCAAGCGGGCCACTGGCGCCGCCCTCTGCGTCCTCTCATG GATAATGGCGTTGATCGCGGAGCGGTTCTTCTTGGTAGGTGCGGCGATGAACATCCCCATGACGCGCGAAACTAGCCAGGGCCGGGGGTGTCACGCCGTCAATGACGGCGTCTTCATGATGGGGGCTATTCTGAGCATCGTCGCCACCGTGTTCGGGATCATATCTTATATCATGCTTTACGCGGCGGCGGCTGGTGCTAATACTACCATGGGGGCCGTGGCGGGGCCGTCGTCGGCAGGCGAGATCAGGCTTGACGGGATCGCGATCGGCCACCCTGTTGCCGCTCAACAACACGCGCAAGCTGTGTAG